A single region of the Bacteroidota bacterium genome encodes:
- a CDS encoding histone deacetylase, with translation MKTIGFVSGDTFLNHRTPEGHPERPERLRHLLGYLKKTQTWQMLTHIQPTSASTGDIRAVHTEEHLRYIKEVCAQGGGVLDEGDTHAVRESLDTALLAAGAVNNAIDAVMTKHVNAAFCAVRPPGHHAGRDRPMGFCLFNNVAVGARYAQRTHGVKKVAILDWDVHHGNGTQHIFEDDPTVFYISLHQYPFYPGTGARDENGIGEGKGFTLNIPLPAGTGEHRYLEAFTDEVVPALKKFSPELLIISAGFDAHKDDPLGGMRLTEKSFAGFTRLVKHVAPVVSVLEGGYNLEALAASVESHIDAMMV, from the coding sequence ATGAAGACTATCGGTTTTGTATCCGGTGATACGTTTTTGAATCACCGCACACCTGAAGGACATCCGGAGCGGCCGGAACGGTTACGGCACTTGCTCGGGTATTTGAAGAAGACGCAAACGTGGCAAATGCTCACGCACATTCAACCAACTTCTGCGAGTACTGGAGATATTCGGGCCGTACACACTGAAGAACATCTACGCTATATCAAGGAGGTGTGTGCGCAAGGCGGCGGCGTGCTGGATGAGGGAGATACGCATGCAGTTCGGGAATCTTTAGACACAGCCCTCCTCGCTGCCGGGGCCGTAAACAACGCCATTGATGCCGTAATGACGAAACATGTAAACGCGGCATTCTGTGCCGTCCGTCCGCCGGGACATCATGCCGGGCGCGACCGGCCAATGGGATTCTGCCTCTTCAACAATGTTGCCGTCGGTGCACGCTACGCGCAACGCACGCATGGAGTGAAGAAGGTGGCAATCCTCGATTGGGATGTTCATCACGGCAACGGCACGCAACACATCTTTGAGGACGACCCGACGGTGTTCTACATCAGTCTTCACCAGTATCCGTTCTACCCCGGAACGGGAGCGAGAGATGAGAATGGAATTGGAGAGGGGAAGGGCTTCACACTGAACATCCCGCTCCCCGCCGGAACGGGAGAACATCGCTATCTCGAAGCCTTTACGGATGAAGTGGTGCCTGCGCTTAAAAAATTCAGCCCCGAACTGCTAATCATCTCCGCCGGATTCGATGCGCACAAGGATGATCCGCTTGGAGGGATGAGGTTGACGGAGAAATCATTTGCCGGGTTCACAAGGCTTGTGAAGCATGTTGCGCCCGTTGTTTCTGTTTTGGAAGGGGGGTACAATCTTGAGGCGCTTGCGGCAAGTGTTGAGTCACACATTGACGCTATGATGGTATAA
- the sfsA gene encoding DNA/RNA nuclease SfsA, translating to MKFSTKLIGGKLVRRYRRFLVDVQLDSGPVVTAHCPNSGTMVGCSAPGSPVLLSESKDPHRRNAYTWEMIRMNGTWVGINVAIPRRVVAENLRAKQIPSLKHYTELLLDAEYGRGNKVDIMMHGNDQNVFMNIHHVAWAENGVAKFPETPNARARKGLKDLTEIAAQGHRAIAFFFIQREDCDFFSDAVDIDPEFGNLFREAVKTGVEIMAYRARITPDEISLGVPIRALVDEQAAA from the coding sequence ATGAAGTTCTCGACGAAGCTTATCGGGGGAAAGCTCGTCAGGCGCTACCGTCGTTTTTTGGTAGATGTACAGCTTGATAGTGGTCCCGTGGTAACAGCACATTGCCCGAATTCAGGAACGATGGTCGGTTGCTCGGCTCCGGGCAGCCCGGTATTGTTATCGGAAAGCAAAGATCCGCATCGACGCAACGCCTACACGTGGGAGATGATCCGGATGAACGGCACGTGGGTCGGCATCAATGTCGCAATCCCTCGCAGGGTTGTTGCGGAAAATCTTCGCGCCAAACAAATCCCTTCCCTCAAGCATTACACCGAACTGCTGCTCGATGCAGAATATGGCCGCGGCAATAAAGTGGATATCATGATGCACGGAAACGATCAGAACGTGTTCATGAACATCCATCATGTTGCGTGGGCGGAGAACGGCGTTGCGAAATTTCCCGAAACACCCAATGCCCGCGCACGAAAGGGATTGAAAGACCTCACGGAAATTGCTGCGCAGGGTCATCGTGCTATAGCGTTCTTTTTTATTCAGCGTGAAGATTGCGATTTTTTCTCCGATGCTGTTGACATTGACCCGGAGTTTGGAAACCTTTTCAGGGAAGCCGTGAAAACGGGCGTGGAAATCATGGCGTACAGGGCACGAATCACTCCCGACGAGATATCACTCGGCGTCCCGATTCGAGCTTTGGTTGATGAGCAGGCAGCCGCGTAG
- a CDS encoding DNA-formamidopyrimidine glycosylase produces MPELPDLLYIKNHLDRNVCRHTITKVDINQPVVLRVAVEGRFGDLLTGKTITSCTIHGPFIKLDCSGDLDLVMNLMLAGKLQHQRQHEKGAGHLCFSLFLNDGSRLNLCDEQKMAKAYLVRHGEYAAIPKYREQGVDIMSPVFTLPLFVELAKKHTRKQVRVFLNDHTILSSIGNAYADEILFEAKIHPKTFVARLPDEVLDQLYHSILSVMKWGIEQVESAAQPIHIKVRDHMNVRNRKDQPCPRCGTKIRREGVRGYDVFFCPKCQAPTRKSFIDWNPT; encoded by the coding sequence ATGCCCGAACTCCCCGATCTTCTCTACATTAAAAACCATCTCGACAGAAACGTCTGTCGCCATACCATCACAAAAGTTGACATCAACCAGCCGGTTGTCCTGCGTGTTGCCGTTGAAGGGAGATTTGGCGATCTGCTTACAGGCAAGACAATCACATCATGCACAATTCACGGCCCGTTTATCAAGCTTGACTGTTCGGGCGATCTCGATCTTGTGATGAACCTGATGTTAGCCGGGAAATTGCAGCATCAACGACAGCATGAAAAGGGGGCCGGACATCTCTGTTTCTCGCTATTCTTGAACGACGGTTCGAGATTGAATCTGTGTGATGAACAGAAAATGGCAAAAGCATACCTCGTGCGGCATGGCGAGTATGCAGCCATTCCGAAGTATCGTGAGCAAGGCGTCGATATCATGTCTCCGGTTTTCACGCTTCCGTTGTTTGTTGAATTGGCAAAGAAACACACACGCAAGCAGGTTCGAGTGTTCCTTAACGACCACACTATTCTCAGCTCCATCGGCAACGCGTATGCAGACGAAATTCTGTTCGAAGCAAAGATCCATCCCAAGACATTCGTTGCCAGGCTCCCGGATGAAGTACTCGATCAACTCTATCACTCCATTCTCTCCGTCATGAAATGGGGGATCGAACAAGTTGAATCGGCCGCGCAACCGATTCATATCAAAGTACGTGACCACATGAACGTCCGCAATCGCAAAGACCAGCCCTGCCCCCGTTGCGGAACAAAAATCCGCCGTGAAGGCGTTAGGGGATATGACGTCTTTTTCTGCCCGAAGTGCCAAGCGCCGACGAGAAAGTCGTTTATTGATTGGAATCCAACGTAG
- a CDS encoding M28 family peptidase has translation MKQRTVAFVLTTCSLALASCTSREGSDTPEPGAVNVLNHVTTHSLMGHIRFLSDDLLEGRGPNTRGDKLTQTYIASQMEMLGLQPGGDDGTYLQAFPMVSTTVDPSITLTFTHKGKSIQLRNRAEFVGVAGRQQERVEVKDAELVFVGYGIEAPEQEWDDYKDVDVKGKILLFMNNDPAGDDPAFFGGDARTYYGRWTYKYEIAAAKGAAGAIVIHTDESAGYGWNVVENSWSRERFALANDPAGPSTLFNGWTTSAATEKLLSLSGHSLDELMKSGESKSFTPVPLGITMSTVVKTTIKTATSANVIGVLPGRDPVLKNEAVVFTAHHDHLGITAPVNGDSINNGAMDNATGVSALLNIAAMFISLDEKPKRSIVFAAVGAEESGTLGSEHYVLNPFFPMSKTAANINIDGMNVLGKTGDVIMIGYGKSSIDKILTDVAAWQKRIVKPDQFPEQGAFYRSDQFNFAKAGVPCMYLRAGLDYIGKPPEFAQEKVREYVRTRYHQPSDEITPDWDLSGAVEDIQLTFLVGHNIANRKETPRWNAGDEFETARLKSLAE, from the coding sequence ATGAAACAACGCACCGTTGCATTTGTTCTGACAACATGTTCGCTCGCCCTCGCCTCCTGTACTTCCCGCGAAGGCTCAGACACGCCGGAACCGGGAGCAGTCAACGTCCTGAATCACGTAACCACACATTCCCTTATGGGACACATCCGGTTTCTTTCGGATGATCTCCTCGAGGGACGCGGCCCGAACACTCGCGGCGACAAGCTCACGCAAACATACATCGCTTCGCAGATGGAGATGCTGGGACTGCAGCCGGGTGGCGACGACGGTACGTACCTGCAGGCCTTTCCGATGGTATCCACAACGGTTGATCCATCTATTACTCTTACCTTCACGCACAAGGGCAAGTCGATTCAATTGCGGAACCGCGCCGAGTTCGTGGGCGTTGCGGGGCGACAGCAGGAACGGGTGGAAGTGAAGGATGCTGAGCTGGTGTTTGTCGGCTACGGCATCGAAGCTCCCGAGCAGGAGTGGGATGATTACAAGGATGTTGATGTGAAAGGGAAGATTCTGCTGTTCATGAACAACGATCCCGCGGGGGACGATCCGGCATTCTTCGGCGGCGACGCCCGCACGTATTACGGACGCTGGACGTACAAGTACGAGATTGCCGCGGCGAAAGGAGCTGCAGGAGCAATCGTGATTCATACCGACGAATCGGCCGGATACGGCTGGAACGTTGTGGAGAATTCGTGGAGTAGGGAACGCTTCGCCCTTGCAAATGATCCTGCGGGACCATCAACGCTGTTCAACGGCTGGACGACATCCGCCGCCACGGAAAAACTCCTCAGTCTTTCAGGCCATTCGCTTGACGAGTTGATGAAAAGCGGCGAGAGCAAATCCTTCACGCCCGTACCGCTCGGCATCACGATGTCAACAGTCGTCAAGACGACAATCAAAACCGCGACGTCGGCAAACGTTATCGGCGTACTTCCCGGACGCGACCCGGTACTGAAAAACGAAGCGGTGGTGTTCACGGCTCATCACGATCATCTCGGAATCACCGCCCCCGTGAACGGCGATTCCATCAACAACGGCGCAATGGATAATGCCACCGGTGTGAGCGCCTTGCTGAACATCGCTGCCATGTTCATTTCGTTGGATGAGAAACCGAAACGCTCGATCGTTTTCGCTGCCGTCGGTGCGGAGGAATCCGGCACACTCGGGTCCGAACATTACGTTCTCAATCCATTTTTTCCGATGAGCAAGACCGCAGCGAACATCAACATCGATGGCATGAATGTTCTCGGCAAAACGGGCGACGTTATAATGATCGGTTACGGAAAATCGAGTATCGACAAGATTCTCACGGATGTCGCGGCATGGCAGAAACGCATCGTGAAGCCGGATCAATTTCCCGAGCAGGGGGCGTTCTATCGTTCCGATCAGTTCAACTTCGCGAAAGCCGGCGTGCCGTGCATGTATCTCCGGGCCGGCCTGGACTACATCGGCAAGCCTCCGGAGTTTGCGCAGGAGAAAGTACGCGAGTACGTCAGAACCCGGTATCACCAACCTTCGGATGAGATTACGCCGGATTGGGATTTGAGCGGCGCTGTGGAAGATATTCAACTGACGTTTCTTGTCGGGCACAACATTGCCAACCGGAAGGAAACCCCCCGCTGGAACGCCGGTGATGAGTTTGAAACTGCGCGGCTCAAGTCGCTCGCCGAGTAA